From the Pangasianodon hypophthalmus isolate fPanHyp1 chromosome 17, fPanHyp1.pri, whole genome shotgun sequence genome, one window contains:
- the si:ch211-243g18.2 gene encoding keratin, type I cytoskeletal 18-A isoform X2 has protein sequence MTSSSMRSFSIGRQPSFSNLSLRESGRGRAKAAVSFAAAKPLSRASSMSMADLNSLSNLSLNGLGNSTNEKEAMQSLNSRLANYLEKVRSLEKSNADLELRIKQLMLERVPKGHDIDAMLAQAHALEHEVRKRTLENARIMLEIDNAKLAADDFRIKWETESAMCQSVERDCVALKKAKTDHDQIIATLRGDLDSLKEELYFLKKNHEEELDSLRARIAQEDVNVEVDAARGPELGSVLSELRSQYEGIVQKNKEEAEDWYRKKLEMVQTEVRESNEALRGAQSELTERQRFLQTLEVELESLHKQVAALEGNLGETGQKYAMEMERLQATLNQLEEDLSQLRLDMQRNKTDYEQLLRIKQNLELEIATYRRLLEGEEAVKEVLPPPKKEPDVRTRKIVKVVTQTMINGKVVDESSEVEQIEESKK, from the exons TCTCCCGTGCTTCCTCCATGAGCATGGCTGACCTGAACAGCCTCTCCAACCTGTCGCTCAATGGCCTGGGCAACAGCACCAATGAGAAGGAAGCCATGCAGAGCCTCAACAGCCGTCTAGCCAACTACCTGGAGAAAGTGCGCTCTCTGGAGAAGTCCAACGCTGACCTCGAGCTCCGCATCAAGCAGCTCATGCTGGAGCGGGTTCCCAAAGGCCATGACATAGACGCCATGTTGGCTCAGGCTCACGCTCTGGAGCACGAg GTCAGGAAGAGGACTCTGGAGAATGCTCGCATCATGCTGGAGATCGATAACGCCAAGCTGGCTGCAGATGATTTCAGAATCAA ATGGGAAACTGAGAGTGCTATGTGTCAGTCAGTGGAGAGGGATTGTGTGGCTCTGAAAAAGGCCAAGACAGACCATGATCAGATCATCGCTACACTACGGGGAGACCTGGACAGCCTGAAAGAGGAGCTCTACTTCCTCAAGAAGAACCATGAGGAG GAGTTGGATAGCCTGCGAGCGCGGATAGCCCAGGAGGACGTCAACGTGGAGGTGGATGCCGCTCGTGGTCCCGAACTCGGCTCGGTGCTGTCCGAACTCCGCTCTCAGTACGAGGGCATCGTGCAGAAGAACAAAGAAGAGGCGGAAGACTGGTACCGCAAAAAG CTGGAGATGGTGCAGACGGAGGTGCGCGAGAGCAACGAGGCACTGCGAGGGGCTCAGAGCGAACTCACCGAGAGGCAGCGCTTCCTGCAGACCCTCGAGGTGGAACTGGAGAGTCTCCACAAACAG GTCGCCGCCCTGGAGGGGAACCTGGGTGAAACGGGTCAGAAGTACGCCATGGAGATGGAGCGTCTGCAGGCCACGCTGAACCAGCTGGAGGAGGATCTCTCTCAGCTTCGGCTCGACATGCAGCGCAACAAGACCGACTACGAGCAGCTCCTGCGCATCAAACAGAACCTGGAGCTGGAGATCGCCACCTACAGACGCTTGCTGGAGGGAGAGGAAGC CGTTAAGGAAGTCCTTCCACCTCCTAAGA AAGAGCCTGATGTTCGCACCAGGAAGATCGTCAAGGTGGTCACTCAAACCATGATCAACGGGAAAGTGGTGGACGAATCCAGCGAGGTTGAACAAATCGAAGAGTCCAAGAAGTGA